From a region of the Fusobacterium sp. FSA-380-WT-3A genome:
- the xseB gene encoding exodeoxyribonuclease VII small subunit → MAKTLSFEKIIENIDEIIEKLETGDLSLEDSIKEYEKAMKHIDNAKKILNSVEGKLLKVIDKDGEIEIENFDKENRENA, encoded by the coding sequence ATGGCTAAAACACTTTCTTTTGAAAAAATAATTGAAAATATAGATGAAATTATAGAAAAATTAGAAACAGGAGATTTATCTCTTGAAGATTCTATAAAAGAATATGAAAAAGCAATGAAACACATTGATAATGCAAAAAAAATATTAAATTCTGTTGAAGGAAAATTATTAAAAGTTATAGATAAAGATGGAGAAATAGAGATAGAAAATTTTGATAAGGAGAATAGGGAAAATGCTTAA
- the glpX gene encoding class II fructose-bisphosphatase, which produces MKKEIALDFARVTEAAALAAQKWVGRGDKNLADNAAVEAMRNVLNRMKIDGEIVIGEGEIDEAPMLYIGEKLGLKYNPKDIEPYTEDELSLVDIAVDPIEGTRMTAQGQPNAIAVLAAAEKGAFLKAPDMYMEKMVVGPEAKGVIDLDKSLEDNIRAVAKALNKEVKDVMVAVLDKPRHKKVIQRMRDLGVKMYVFPDGDVATSILTCLVDSEVDMMYGIGGAPEGVVSAAVIRVLGGDMQGRLILRSDVKGSDDKNDKISLDEERRCKEAGVEVGKKLLLEDMAKSDEIIFSATGITTGDLLEGVKRKGNIAKTQTLLVRGMSKTIRYINSVHNLDFKDSHLNDLVI; this is translated from the coding sequence ATGAAAAAAGAAATAGCTTTAGATTTTGCTAGAGTTACTGAAGCTGCAGCACTTGCTGCTCAAAAATGGGTAGGAAGAGGGGATAAAAATTTAGCTGATAATGCAGCAGTTGAAGCTATGAGAAATGTTCTAAATAGAATGAAAATTGATGGTGAAATTGTTATTGGAGAAGGAGAAATTGATGAAGCACCTATGTTATACATAGGAGAAAAATTAGGACTTAAATATAATCCAAAAGATATTGAACCCTATACAGAGGATGAATTATCCCTTGTAGATATAGCAGTAGACCCAATAGAAGGAACAAGAATGACAGCTCAAGGACAACCTAATGCTATTGCTGTACTAGCAGCAGCAGAAAAAGGAGCTTTTTTAAAAGCACCAGATATGTATATGGAAAAAATGGTAGTTGGTCCAGAAGCCAAAGGAGTTATAGATTTAGATAAATCTTTAGAAGATAATATAAGAGCAGTAGCAAAAGCATTAAACAAAGAAGTAAAAGATGTTATGGTGGCTGTATTAGATAAACCTAGACATAAAAAAGTTATCCAAAGAATGAGAGATTTAGGAGTAAAAATGTATGTTTTTCCTGATGGGGATGTAGCCACTTCTATTTTGACTTGCCTAGTTGATTCTGAAGTTGATATGATGTATGGAATAGGTGGAGCTCCAGAGGGTGTTGTATCAGCTGCTGTTATTAGAGTTTTAGGAGGAGATATGCAAGGAAGACTTATCTTAAGAAGTGATGTAAAAGGTTCTGATGATAAGAATGATAAAATATCTCTTGATGAGGAAAGAAGATGTAAAGAAGCAGGGGTTGAAGTTGGAAAAAAATTGCTTCTTGAAGACATGGCAAAATCAGATGAAATTATTTTTTCAGCTACAGGTATAACTACAGGAGACCTTTTAGAAGGAGTAAAAAGAAAAGGCAATATTGCTAAAACTCAAACTCTTTTGGTTAGAGGAATGAGTAAGACAATAAGATATATAAATTCTGTACATAACTTAGACTTTAAAGATTCTCATCTTAATGATTTAGTAATATAG
- a CDS encoding radical SAM protein, with protein sequence MGIRYNKINGKHQREIVLLKSFPCRYGKCSFCNYIEDNSTDETLINETNKKVLENITGEYGVLEVINSGSVFELPDITLAEIKKIIQEKNIHTLYFEIYFGYINHLNKIRKYFSGIEVRFRMGLETFDDNFRKNIYNKNFSLNEETLKKLSTELYSVCLLVCTKGQTQEMIDKDIELGLKYFKNITINIFIDNGTIVKRDNELVKWFIKKYSHLTKDNKVELLIDNKDLGVFEQ encoded by the coding sequence TTGGGTATTAGATACAACAAAATCAATGGTAAACATCAAAGAGAAATAGTACTTTTAAAAAGTTTTCCATGTAGATATGGAAAATGTAGTTTCTGCAATTATATTGAAGATAATTCTACAGATGAAACTCTAATCAATGAAACTAATAAAAAAGTTTTAGAAAATATTACAGGTGAATATGGAGTTTTAGAAGTTATAAATTCTGGTTCAGTCTTTGAATTGCCAGATATTACTTTAGCTGAAATTAAAAAAATTATACAAGAGAAAAATATTCATACTCTTTATTTTGAAATCTATTTTGGGTATATAAATCACCTTAATAAAATAAGAAAATATTTTTCTGGAATAGAAGTAAGATTTAGAATGGGGTTAGAAACTTTTGATGATAATTTTAGAAAAAATATTTATAATAAAAATTTTTCTTTAAATGAAGAAACTTTAAAAAAATTAAGTACTGAACTTTATTCTGTCTGCCTTTTAGTTTGTACTAAAGGACAAACACAAGAGATGATTGATAAGGACATTGAATTAGGTTTAAAATATTTTAAAAATATAACCATAAATATATTTATTGACAATGGAACTATAGTAAAAAGAGATAATGAACTTGTTAAATGGTTTATAAAAAAATATTCTCATTTAACTAAAGATAATAAAGTAGAACTTTTAATTGATAATAAAGATTTAGGGGTTTTTGAACAATAA
- a CDS encoding tetratricopeptide repeat protein, with protein MDNKKMIEELIRIKEYKAALKILLEYEEKGENSYWLYCNIGWLLGRTNERERAITYLKKAESFEEYDENGWLCCELGWNYGGLGKYKLAEYYLKKAKEYGRDDSWLNSEIGWNLSRLEKAQEALYYLKKSEDMGRCDYWLNSEIGYVYEKLDNYEEALGYYKVALSFKKEDTWLTSHLGFCYEKLDKIDKAIEKFKEAEKLGRKDTWLYSQISWCLGKKSKYREAITYLIKARECGRDDFWLNCELGWNYGKIQKYDKALFFLEKAYCIDNTDGWLEGEIGWNLGRIGKHKEAIKFLENSLSKNCGNETWLYEEIGWNFAKIGNFEKSKFFYETANEKYPNENTKKALEILEEVMKNK; from the coding sequence ATGGATAATAAAAAAATGATAGAAGAATTGATAAGAATAAAAGAATATAAAGCAGCTTTAAAAATATTATTAGAATATGAAGAGAAAGGAGAAAATAGTTATTGGCTTTATTGTAATATTGGTTGGTTATTAGGGAGAACTAATGAAAGAGAGAGAGCTATAACATATTTAAAAAAAGCAGAAAGCTTTGAAGAATATGATGAAAATGGTTGGTTGTGTTGTGAACTTGGATGGAATTATGGGGGATTAGGAAAATATAAATTAGCTGAATATTATTTAAAAAAAGCCAAAGAATATGGAAGAGATGATTCTTGGCTAAATTCAGAAATTGGATGGAATTTATCAAGATTAGAAAAAGCTCAAGAAGCTCTTTATTATTTAAAAAAATCAGAAGATATGGGTAGATGTGATTATTGGTTAAATTCAGAAATTGGATATGTTTATGAAAAATTAGATAATTATGAGGAAGCTTTAGGATATTATAAGGTAGCACTTTCTTTTAAAAAAGAAGATACGTGGCTTACATCTCATTTGGGTTTTTGCTATGAGAAATTAGATAAAATTGATAAAGCTATAGAAAAATTTAAAGAAGCTGAAAAATTAGGAAGAAAAGATACTTGGTTATATTCTCAAATTAGTTGGTGTTTAGGAAAAAAATCTAAATATAGAGAGGCCATTACATATTTAATAAAAGCTAGAGAATGTGGAAGAGATGACTTTTGGTTGAATTGTGAACTTGGATGGAATTATGGAAAAATTCAAAAATATGACAAAGCATTATTTTTCTTAGAAAAAGCCTATTGTATAGATAATACAGATGGCTGGTTAGAAGGAGAAATAGGTTGGAATTTAGGTAGAATTGGAAAACATAAAGAAGCTATTAAATTTTTAGAAAATTCTCTTTCAAAAAATTGTGGTAATGAAACATGGCTCTATGAAGAAATAGGTTGGAATTTTGCTAAGATAGGAAATTTTGAAAAATCTAAATTTTTTTATGAAACTGCAAATGAAAAGTACCCTAATGAAAATACAAAAAAAGCTTTGGAAATACTAGAAGAAGTTATGAAAAATAAATAG
- a CDS encoding polyprenyl synthetase family protein: MLKDYLTQKKEILENKVDEYLSDLKYPWQIADGMKYAILNGGKRIRPILLFMILDLFDKDEKLGYPTAVGLEMIHSYSLVHDDLPALDNDDYRRGKLTTHKKFGEAEGILIGDALLTHAFNIFTEKNINLLSPEKIVEIIKLTSSYAGINGMIGGQMIDIESEGKKIDMETLKYIHKNKTGKLLRLPIEFGCIIADAPLEIRKKLEEFADLIGLAFQIKDDILDIEGDFETLGKPIGSDLELEKSTYPSLIGLDESKKLLIEITENAKNIIKNNFSDEKGRLLIELADYIAFRKK; encoded by the coding sequence ATGCTTAAAGATTATTTAACTCAAAAAAAAGAAATATTAGAAAATAAAGTAGATGAATATTTAAGTGATTTGAAATATCCTTGGCAAATTGCTGATGGAATGAAATATGCTATATTAAATGGTGGAAAAAGAATAAGACCTATTCTTCTTTTTATGATTTTAGACTTATTTGATAAAGATGAAAAACTTGGTTATCCTACAGCTGTAGGTTTAGAGATGATTCACTCTTATTCATTAGTTCATGATGATTTGCCTGCTTTAGATAATGATGATTATAGAAGAGGAAAACTTACTACTCATAAAAAATTTGGAGAAGCAGAAGGAATATTAATTGGAGATGCTTTATTAACTCATGCATTTAATATTTTTACTGAAAAAAATATTAATTTACTTTCTCCTGAAAAAATTGTTGAAATTATCAAGCTTACTTCTAGTTATGCTGGCATCAATGGAATGATTGGTGGACAAATGATAGATATTGAGAGTGAAGGTAAAAAAATAGATATGGAAACTTTAAAATATATTCATAAAAATAAAACAGGAAAACTTCTAAGACTTCCTATTGAATTTGGTTGTATCATAGCTGATGCTCCTTTAGAAATTAGAAAAAAATTAGAAGAGTTTGCTGATTTAATTGGTCTAGCTTTCCAAATAAAAGATGATATTTTAGATATAGAAGGAGATTTTGAAACTTTAGGAAAACCTATCGGAAGTGATTTAGAACTTGAAAAATCTACTTATCCTTCTCTAATTGGATTGGATGAAAGTAAAAAACTTTTAATTGAAATAACTGAAAATGCAAAAAATATTATAAAAAATAATTTTTCTGATGAAAAAGGAAGATTATTAATTGAACTTGCTGATTACATAGCTTTTAGAAAAAAATAA
- the def gene encoding peptide deformylase produces MLYEIRTYGDSCLNEKSEKVENITDEIKSILEDMVETMHEATGVGLAAPQVGINKRFFVLDVGDKIIRKIINPKILEMSEEYTETDEGCLSVPGIYKKVKRAARIKVKYQNIDGEVIEEEMTGFLAKAFQHEYDHLEGKLFIERISPVSRKIISKKLHLIKKETEKKLKK; encoded by the coding sequence ATGTTATACGAAATAAGGACTTATGGTGATTCTTGCTTAAATGAAAAAAGTGAAAAAGTAGAAAATATAACTGATGAGATAAAAAGTATTTTAGAAGATATGGTAGAAACTATGCATGAAGCAACAGGTGTAGGTCTTGCTGCTCCACAAGTAGGAATAAATAAAAGATTTTTTGTATTAGATGTAGGAGATAAAATTATTAGAAAAATAATTAATCCAAAAATTTTAGAAATGTCTGAAGAATATACTGAAACAGATGAAGGATGTTTAAGTGTTCCTGGAATATATAAAAAAGTCAAAAGAGCTGCTAGAATAAAAGTAAAATATCAAAATATAGATGGAGAAGTGATTGAGGAAGAGATGACAGGATTTTTAGCAAAAGCTTTTCAACATGAATATGATCATTTAGAAGGAAAACTTTTTATAGAAAGAATATCTCCTGTTTCAAGAAAAATTATTTCTAAAAAATTGCATCTTATAAAAAAAGAAACTGAAAAAAAATTAAAAAAATAG
- a CDS encoding septum formation initiator family protein, whose protein sequence is MIFFSSIVVFAFIPRIYRSYEKITRLNAELTSLKEKKDILNENIKEYERDIKNLDNEFYREKLVREKLKMVKPGEEIYKVLIK, encoded by the coding sequence GTGATTTTTTTTAGTAGTATAGTAGTATTTGCATTTATTCCGAGAATTTATAGAAGTTATGAAAAAATAACTAGATTAAATGCAGAGTTAACATCCTTGAAAGAAAAAAAAGACATTTTAAATGAAAATATTAAAGAATATGAGAGAGATATAAAAAATTTAGATAATGAATTTTATAGAGAAAAACTTGTAAGAGAAAAATTAAAAATGGTTAAACCAGGAGAAGAAATATATAAAGTTTTAATCAAATAA
- a CDS encoding penicillin-binding transpeptidase domain-containing protein — protein MNIKLLKILLIILNILFLICSIILKNHLYIVTSIFFLIYILWIFRKWKKLGKKKRFTARALASCDIIFFFIMIFFLRIYKVQIIDNGKYQRLIRKQVEGFSLLKGKRGTIYNKNGREIVYDISVYDIIIDPYMLSLTNQLPEITTEILNTLSLKRNKKEFINHLTKESQRKKRYNLLDVNLNLEEKKKIEEIIKKYGLRNNEIILKEENERTYYRKEIYENIVGVLGFDLDGENLIGVSGIEKEYESYLKPKNMKIKRSFIKNRKFTIPTARKTLDISSDGKDLYLTIEDDLQYILNDEIKKQFEKTDSEEAYGIIVDPNTGAVLALSSFHKNPRIVRNPLFQNQVEPGSIFKPIIVAGALNDGYITENSIFDIGDGRIKKYGHTIKEATRSLKGELTVKQILEKSSNVGMVMLTDNIEDSKIEEYLNDFGFYDKTNIDFPYERKPYNLPSKRWDKLKKSTISFGQGMVVTPIQMIMAFSSLINGGKLYKPYLIEKIVDSSDGTIIRRNIPEIINTPITEETSEKMKKMLEDVVESGGGERAKVEGYTIGGKTGTAQISAGRVGYLKEDYLTSFIGFFPVEKPKYAGLIMFYKPNVDKKFGGLVAAPVFGNVIKRLTMTREIVSNNISKITITQDEIQDTRTEEKNSEIYRMPDLKGKTLREVVDIFSGNKVNLKIQGTGIVKEFYPPIDTELSENAEIKVILK, from the coding sequence ATGAATATTAAATTATTAAAAATTTTACTTATAATATTAAACATATTATTTTTAATTTGTTCTATTATTTTAAAAAATCATCTTTATATTGTAACTTCGATATTTTTTCTCATATATATTTTATGGATATTTAGAAAATGGAAAAAATTAGGAAAGAAAAAGAGATTTACAGCTAGAGCTTTAGCAAGTTGTGATATTATATTTTTCTTTATTATGATTTTTTTCTTAAGAATTTATAAGGTTCAAATTATTGATAATGGAAAATATCAAAGATTAATAAGAAAACAAGTTGAAGGGTTCTCACTTCTTAAAGGAAAGAGAGGAACTATTTATAATAAAAATGGAAGAGAAATAGTTTATGATATTAGTGTATATGACATTATAATTGACCCATATATGTTATCTTTAACAAATCAATTGCCTGAAATTACAACTGAAATTCTAAATACTCTTTCACTAAAGAGAAATAAAAAAGAATTTATAAATCATTTAACAAAAGAAAGCCAAAGAAAAAAAAGATATAATCTTTTAGATGTAAACCTTAATTTAGAAGAAAAGAAAAAAATAGAAGAGATAATAAAAAAATATGGATTAAGAAATAATGAAATTATTTTAAAAGAGGAAAATGAAAGAACATATTATAGAAAAGAGATTTATGAAAATATAGTAGGAGTTTTAGGATTTGATTTAGACGGAGAAAATTTAATTGGAGTTAGTGGAATAGAAAAAGAATATGAATCATATTTAAAACCTAAAAACATGAAAATAAAAAGAAGTTTTATAAAAAATAGAAAATTTACTATTCCAACTGCAAGAAAAACTTTAGATATTTCTTCAGATGGAAAAGATTTATATTTGACTATTGAGGATGATTTACAATACATATTGAATGATGAAATAAAAAAACAATTTGAAAAAACTGATTCAGAAGAAGCTTATGGAATTATTGTAGACCCTAATACAGGAGCTGTTTTAGCTTTATCAAGTTTTCATAAAAATCCTCGTATTGTAAGAAATCCTTTATTTCAAAATCAAGTTGAACCAGGTTCTATATTTAAACCTATTATAGTTGCTGGTGCCTTAAATGATGGATATATTACTGAAAATTCCATTTTTGATATAGGAGATGGAAGAATAAAAAAATATGGACATACTATAAAAGAGGCTACAAGGTCTTTAAAAGGAGAGTTAACAGTAAAACAAATTCTTGAAAAATCAAGTAATGTTGGAATGGTAATGTTGACAGATAATATAGAAGATTCTAAAATAGAAGAATATCTAAATGATTTTGGATTTTATGATAAAACAAATATAGATTTTCCATATGAAAGAAAACCATATAATCTTCCTAGTAAAAGATGGGATAAACTTAAAAAGAGTACAATATCTTTTGGACAAGGAATGGTTGTTACACCTATTCAAATGATAATGGCATTTTCTTCATTAATAAATGGAGGAAAATTATATAAACCATATTTGATAGAAAAAATAGTTGACAGTAGTGATGGAACAATTATTAGAAGAAATATACCTGAAATTATAAATACTCCAATTACAGAAGAAACTTCTGAAAAAATGAAAAAAATGCTAGAAGATGTTGTTGAAAGTGGAGGAGGAGAAAGAGCTAAAGTCGAAGGATATACAATAGGAGGAAAAACAGGAACAGCCCAAATAAGTGCAGGAAGAGTAGGATATTTAAAAGAAGATTATTTAACTTCTTTTATAGGATTTTTTCCTGTTGAAAAACCAAAATATGCTGGACTAATAATGTTTTATAAACCTAATGTAGATAAAAAATTTGGTGGATTAGTAGCAGCTCCTGTTTTTGGAAATGTTATAAAAAGATTAACTATGACAAGAGAAATAGTTTCTAACAATATTTCTAAAATAACAATTACTCAAGATGAAATACAAGATACAAGAACAGAAGAAAAAAATAGTGAGATTTATAGAATGCCAGATTTAAAAGGAAAAACTTTAAGGGAAGTTGTAGATATATTTAGTGGAAATAAAGTTAATTTAAAAATTCAAGGAACAGGAATAGTAAAAGAATTTTATCCCCCAATAGATACAGAATTATCAGAAAATGCAGAGATAAAAGTGATATTAAAATAG
- the priA gene encoding primosomal protein N' gives MRYYKLFVDGTNSFFTYLDKDDKFNIGDRVVVNFRNRERGAFIIQEENEKEFDFKVLEIKRKLENELSFSKSYIELLIWISNYYMCNFSQVISTAIPKELKIHYNETYNLLVSSYKNLDLSTEEKEILDYFYSKELVNRETLRKKIDLETLKKYVKEGFLIVDKNKKVSFNFEKYFSIEEKKVLENIYKYFLSKKKIPKKTLEEKFDKKIINRLLNKKILFLEKNIYEKDNHKIDEDLNKKISTDVVLNKEQQTIVKNIETSSNKYFLIKGITGSGKTEIYIRLIKNALIKNKGSIFLVPEISLTPQMKNRFRREFGDEVAVLHSNISDSEKKKEWIYIENGYKKIVLGARSAIFAPVKNLEYIIIDEEHENTYKQDTNPRYNAKYVAIKKAMLENSKVIFGSATPDIESYFLGKNKKFQLEILNKRFNDSNLPEVEIVDMKTEENNFFSKKLLQNIRETLLRKEQVIILLNRKGYSTMIQCKDCGHIEECDHCSIKLSYYESNQKLKCNYCGKEIRFTGKCSKCGSHNLYYGGKGTEQIEEKLKEYFDVPIIRVDSETTKEKNFYEKVYFDFLNKKYDIMIGTQMIAKGLHFPDVTLVGVINADLILNFPDFRASEKTFQLITQVAGRAGRENKKGKVIIQTYQPENYIMENIKNSDYDSFYKKEIEMREILEYPPFSKTINIGFSSTDERVLEEVINSFYKLIKRDYVEIFPPNRSLVYKVKDRYRKNIFIKGKKEKINYFKKEISTILQNFDKKNCRIVIDVDPINLI, from the coding sequence ATGAGATATTATAAATTGTTTGTTGATGGAACAAACTCTTTTTTCACATACCTTGATAAAGATGATAAATTTAATATAGGAGATAGAGTAGTAGTTAACTTTCGTAATAGAGAAAGAGGAGCATTTATTATCCAAGAAGAAAATGAAAAAGAATTTGATTTTAAAGTCCTTGAGATTAAAAGAAAATTGGAAAATGAATTATCTTTTTCTAAAAGTTATATAGAGTTATTAATATGGATTTCAAATTATTATATGTGTAATTTTTCACAAGTTATTTCTACTGCCATTCCTAAAGAGTTAAAAATTCATTATAATGAAACTTATAATCTTTTAGTGAGCAGTTATAAAAATTTAGATTTATCAACTGAAGAGAAAGAAATACTAGATTACTTTTATTCAAAAGAATTGGTTAATAGAGAAACTTTGAGAAAGAAAATAGATTTAGAGACTTTAAAGAAATATGTAAAAGAAGGATTTTTAATAGTAGATAAAAATAAAAAAGTATCTTTTAATTTTGAAAAATATTTTTCTATAGAAGAAAAAAAAGTCTTAGAAAATATTTATAAATATTTTTTGAGTAAGAAAAAAATTCCTAAAAAAACTTTAGAAGAAAAATTTGATAAAAAAATTATAAATAGACTTTTAAATAAAAAAATATTATTTTTGGAAAAAAATATTTATGAAAAGGATAATCACAAAATAGATGAAGATTTAAACAAAAAAATCTCAACTGATGTTGTGCTTAACAAAGAACAACAAACTATTGTAAAAAATATAGAAACTTCTTCTAATAAATATTTTTTAATAAAAGGAATTACAGGAAGTGGAAAAACTGAGATTTATATAAGGCTTATAAAAAATGCTTTAATAAAAAATAAAGGAAGTATATTTTTAGTACCAGAAATTTCTCTTACTCCTCAAATGAAAAATAGATTTAGAAGAGAATTTGGAGATGAGGTAGCAGTTTTACATAGTAATATATCTGATTCTGAAAAGAAAAAAGAATGGATATATATAGAAAATGGATACAAAAAAATAGTTTTAGGTGCAAGGTCAGCTATATTTGCTCCTGTTAAGAATCTAGAATATATAATTATTGATGAAGAACATGAAAATACCTACAAACAAGATACTAATCCTAGATATAATGCTAAATATGTGGCAATAAAAAAAGCTATGTTAGAAAATTCAAAAGTCATATTTGGCTCTGCAACTCCAGATATAGAAAGTTATTTTTTAGGAAAAAATAAAAAATTTCAATTAGAAATTTTAAATAAGAGATTTAATGATTCAAATCTTCCAGAAGTAGAAATAGTGGATATGAAAACAGAAGAAAATAATTTTTTTAGTAAAAAACTTCTACAAAATATAAGAGAAACTTTATTAAGAAAAGAACAAGTTATTATTCTCCTAAATAGAAAAGGATATTCTACAATGATTCAATGTAAAGATTGTGGACATATAGAAGAGTGTGATCATTGTTCAATAAAATTAAGTTACTATGAAAGTAATCAAAAATTAAAATGTAATTATTGTGGAAAAGAAATTAGATTTACAGGAAAATGTAGTAAATGTGGTAGTCATAATTTATATTATGGAGGCAAGGGAACTGAACAGATAGAAGAAAAATTAAAAGAATATTTTGATGTGCCTATAATAAGAGTGGATTCTGAAACAACAAAAGAAAAAAATTTTTATGAAAAAGTATATTTTGATTTTTTAAATAAAAAATATGATATAATGATAGGGACACAGATGATAGCAAAAGGGTTACATTTTCCAGATGTAACTTTAGTGGGAGTTATAAATGCTGATTTAATATTAAATTTTCCAGACTTTAGAGCTTCAGAAAAAACTTTTCAACTTATAACACAGGTTGCTGGGAGAGCTGGAAGAGAGAATAAAAAAGGTAAAGTTATAATTCAAACTTATCAACCTGAAAATTATATTATGGAAAATATAAAAAATAGTGATTATGATTCTTTTTATAAAAAAGAAATAGAGATGAGGGAAATTTTAGAGTACCCACCGTTTTCAAAAACAATTAATATAGGTTTTTCATCTACTGATGAAAGAGTTCTTGAAGAGGTGATTAATTCTTTCTATAAACTTATAAAAAGAGATTATGTAGAAATTTTTCCTCCAAATAGAAGTTTAGTTTATAAAGTTAAAGATAGATATAGAAAAAATATCTTTATTAAAGGAAAAAAAGAAAAAATAAATTATTTTAAAAAAGAAATATCAACAATTTTACAAAATTTTGATAAAAAAAATTGTAGAATTGTAATTGATGTTGACCCAATAAATTTAATATAA
- the thiC gene encoding phosphomethylpyrimidine synthase ThiC, producing MYSTQMEAAKKGIFTKEMEIVARDENLSREELMEKIAQGVIVIPANKNHKNLYPRAIGEKTRVKVNVNLGVSEDCCDYSQEMIKVQKAIEYGADAIMDLSTFGDTQKFRKNLVEKSEVMLGTVPMYDAVVKLGKNIKDMTVDDLFRVVEMHCEDGIDFLTIHAGLNKTCVDRLKNNKRLTKIVSRGGSILFQWMIANERENPFYEYFDRLLEICRKYDVTLSLGDGLRPGSISDSTDAPQIQELIILGELTKRAWEKDVQVMIEGPGHIPMHEITTNMQIEKKLCHNAPFYVLGPLVTDIAPGYDHITAAIGGAIAAASGADFLCYVTPAEHLRLPTLEDMKEGIMASRIAGHAADIAKGLKGARDWDNRMSKYRGTLNWEGMFEECIDPEKAKEYRKSSTPVEEKVCTMCGDLCPVKRCNEILE from the coding sequence ATGTATTCAACACAAATGGAAGCAGCAAAAAAAGGAATTTTTACTAAAGAGATGGAAATTGTAGCAAGAGATGAAAATCTTTCTAGAGAAGAATTGATGGAAAAAATAGCTCAAGGAGTTATAGTCATTCCAGCTAATAAAAATCATAAAAATTTATATCCTAGAGCAATTGGAGAAAAAACAAGAGTTAAAGTTAATGTCAATTTAGGTGTATCTGAAGATTGTTGTGATTATTCTCAAGAGATGATAAAAGTTCAAAAGGCTATTGAATATGGGGCAGATGCTATTATGGACCTTAGTACTTTTGGAGATACTCAAAAATTTAGAAAAAATTTAGTTGAGAAATCAGAAGTTATGTTAGGAACAGTTCCTATGTATGATGCAGTTGTAAAACTTGGTAAAAATATAAAAGATATGACTGTTGATGATTTATTTAGAGTAGTCGAAATGCACTGTGAAGATGGAATAGATTTTTTGACTATTCATGCAGGATTAAATAAAACTTGTGTAGATAGATTAAAAAATAATAAAAGATTAACAAAAATAGTAAGTAGAGGAGGTTCTATACTTTTCCAATGGATGATAGCTAATGAAAGAGAAAATCCATTTTATGAATATTTTGATAGACTTCTTGAAATTTGTAGAAAATATGATGTAACTTTAAGTTTAGGGGATGGTTTAAGACCTGGAAGTATTTCTGATTCTACAGATGCTCCACAAATTCAAGAATTAATTATTTTAGGAGAATTAACAAAAAGAGCTTGGGAAAAAGATGTCCAAGTTATGATAGAGGGACCAGGTCATATTCCAATGCATGAAATAACAACTAATATGCAAATTGAAAAGAAATTATGTCATAATGCACCATTTTATGTTTTAGGACCATTAGTAACAGATATAGCTCCTGGTTATGACCATATTACTGCAGCTATTGGTGGAGCCATTGCTGCTGCTTCTGGAGCCGATTTTTTATGTTATGTAACACCTGCTGAACATTTAAGATTACCTACTTTAGAGGATATGAAAGAGGGAATTATGGCTTCAAGAATTGCAGGACATGCAGCTGATATAGCTAAAGGATTGAAAGGAGCTAGAGATTGGGATAATAGAATGAGTAAATATAGAGGAACTCTTAATTGGGAAGGAATGTTTGAAGAATGTATAGACCCAGAAAAAGCTAAAGAATATAGAAAGTCTTCAACTCCTGTAGAAGAAAAAGTTTGTACTATGTGTGGAGATTTATGTCCAGTAAAAAGATGTAATGAGATTTTAGAATAA